The Procambarus clarkii isolate CNS0578487 chromosome 66, FALCON_Pclarkii_2.0, whole genome shotgun sequence genome has a window encoding:
- the LOC123769261 gene encoding zinc finger protein Xfin yields MAMEDTVNNEIIIHKNDSKVHALPRKYNLDEEFKAKEKVEVSSSSLYGNMVSKDIAVAIEAKVKIKRKMQKIYPCEKCNLISQSSTNFKKHMLTHSGEKPHKCMVCQRAFRQKHHLIDHQRTHTGERPFECEECGSRFVQKSSLNLHRKKHSGIKPYSCNICNHSTYEKMHLKMHMRTHTGEKPYQCEKCGQTFSHLSRLKLHTMIHTGERRYKCEKCGVCFREKVTLQKHRGVHINLGPFECEECGKQFTRMNGLVLHRKVHTNNQEYLYVYNKSENQTYKSTLSEMTNVALKSPPSKMAKEALNSSPSEISNEALKSMQPTAPDKALKSPAYKATDVTVKSSPSKTENNPLKFTSKIPPVTIKSLVCKTTKEAIESSSSKAANEASKSTPSKEATEELKFSLFNAANETLKSTSCNEINEDTSATFKTLDNAIESAPSKAEDEGAKCVLFKAENNKLKSSLSKTKNEAPKSTPSKSVNEPLKDKPSKGFREVADIENQYSPLSEIMPRAGDKVENISTSALSLEHNDRIYEFTEHTGSTAVLSEEQASLKNVKYSQPSIDAANISHISSVFDDTIHRKINVVHSSEEGRSQDKLKESLASNLYDKNVTKDFNVVHPDHVRAALESGTVLETQDEDGKGFFIVLPESLKDKEITYLADSMHNCDIIRTSVNSQESITDVTIDVPTSENTIECNSSKVFSHTASNNCISNDPYSNVAQDLPGNDVCAYTVDIHEVTNVEDDNHPIQIEGEHNGDDGGGGDIVHNYDSTDTFPVEEPEELNNEMPRYPRVVREEIYSDGTSLLLWNDELEHLTEVTYVIEEGKENPILNPPQGAQFYSSQILHSTVMEPEIKRKAQETEFFIDDINQKNQKMQKCDYERTVSAKTRTKDKKLKEKKVKSRMVYDCLQCGKSCKTSSNYITHMRTHSGERPYFCDFCGMGFKQISHLRSHIRIHTGERPYVCNVCNATFTQSSRLNSHKRTIHVEGRNIVKKKEKPLVEHKVRNFYCKICKKTFINECFKIDHMRGHLKPQPYRCKICGVCYKQKSSMIKHSHCHVDNKFICEICGHGFLNLSMLENHSIVQHKKGLTECGMSDVCINVKIGEEKDFVVINHSIKNIQSEITDGVKVKEETIDITEVNDCQVKQEVIHVIDADGCVKCEVMPVTHVDDMHIKAEAMEIKGMESCSKDTEKHSNKDYVSSTEEQSNNDNISSTEEHSNKDNVSSREEHSNEDNVSSTEEHSNKNNVSSREEHSNKDNVSSTEIKCEVLLTVDKDKELLNILEPEWQDSTESVKEFSKVKFHYTSIDNTGRKIWQCKVCDRPFYQSSNYQSHMRMHTGERPYECNYCPRAFKQITHLKDHMSRHTGLKPYKCGACGLCFSQRSAVTRHIRNLHNDKAIMVVMGNDKLLPSGWNDLISLKLENQSGDSEQHLQEGEINSSQCKNKKLNDGSSSNKTKTCDICKQSYTINYFRSHLRCHTGERPYTCNLCGETFRQKAHMHSHQLRHSREKSVCELCGTSFTQSYRYDNHIIKCRETKNVNTKSIKKYRCACGTCYIRRVQLVRHQKICSVVKESYKRTDINEPEILFGESESKCELNGNKNLCTSRNEKETKKQTESSPMYSDEEFTCKYCNITFKNITEHKNHLKQHENMSQVCGDCGALFRRASALRFHQRVKHGKADERYKEYNIGLENIKEEQFSDDNIEEDKVKHNKRHINNNIEESKGNIKQEKLQTYERKGITGKRCKNHLRESVGKVTIKSLEEMGAEKNTANSETLQVAERKHEMEAPGGSIGKEFERDSQKNPGDEQKSQAVYKCEACVMTFNRLSKLKHHIGMWCKGLKNLSQHNALSDSSNNVLKQEVSLDITKIKQTQFPNFDIEFTKKSSLVTGDSNSKNNSKLKGTKNIKFNHALQSEELVAVKVEENLEGSDSIKPSEVRSTSSEEEETKSRIFEDKQCSNSNYCKDCDKHFTRAYSYKVHLQTHLAKRPYKCDRCCVTFTQKAHLTTHYRRHTGETPYQCDACDKAFTQSSRLKDHIKRLHGKPRNT; encoded by the coding sequence ATGGCAATGGAAGACACAGTCAATAATGAGATAATTATCCACAAGAATGACTCTAAGGTGCATGCCTTACCAAGGAAATATAATCTGGATGAAGAGTTTAAAGCGAAAGAAAAGGTTGAGGTATCATCAAGTTCTTTATATGGTAATATGGTGTCTAAGGACATTGCAGTAGCTATTGAAGCCAAGGTAAAAATAAAGAGAAAAATGCAGAAAATATATCCCTGTGAGAAGTGTAATTTGATATCGCAATCTTCTACTAACTTTAAGAAACACATGTTGACACACTCAGgggaaaaacctcacaagtgtatgGTATGCCAAAGGGCATTTAGGCAGAAGCATCATTTAATTGATCATCAACGAACACACACAGGAGAACGTCCCTTTGAATGTGAGGAATGTGGATCTAGGTTTGTTCAGAAGTCATCTTTAAATTTACACAGAAAAAAACATTCTGGAATAAAACCATATTCTTGCAACATATGTAATCATTCCACATATGAAAAGATGCATCTAAAAATGCACATGAGAACCCATACTGGTGAGAAGCCCTATCAGTGTGAAAAATGTGGCCAAACATTTTCACATTTAAGTCGGTTAAAGCTTCATACAATGATACATACTGGAGAAAGGCGTTATAAATGTGAGAAATGTGGTGTGTGCTTTCGAGAAAAGGTTACCTTGCAAAAGCATAGAGGGGTCCATATCAACCTAGGACCATTTGAATGTGAGGAATGTGGAAAACAGTTCACACGTATGAATGGTTTAGTTCTGCATCGTAAAGTTCACACTAATAATCAGGAGTATCTCTATGTGTATAATAAATCAGAAAATCAGACTTATAAATCCACACTATCGGAAATGACAAATGTAGCACTAAAATCACCACCATCTAAGATGGCAAAAGAGGCTTTAAATTCCTCTCCATCTGAGATATCAAATGAGGCTTTAAAATCCATGCAACCTACAGCACCTGATAAGGCTTTAAAATCCCCAGCATATAAAGCCACAGATGTGACTGTAAAATCCTCACCATCTAAGACAGAGAACAACCCTTTAAAATTCACATCTAAAATACCACCTGTGACTATAAAATCTTtagtatgtaaaacaacaaaGGAGGCTATAGAATCCTCATCATCAAAGGCTGCAAATGAGGCTTCAAAATCTACACCATCTAAGGAAGCAACTGAAGAGTTAAAATTCTCACTCTTTAATGCAGCAAATGAGACTTTAAAAAGCACATCATGTAATGAGATTAATGAAGATACATCTGCAACATTTAAAACTTTAGATAACGCTATAGAATCTGCACCATCTAAGGCAGAAGATGAGGGTGCAAAATGTGTACTATTTAAAgcagaaaataataaattaaaatcttCATTATCAAAGACAAAAAATGAAGCTCCAAAATCCACACCTTCAAAGTCAGTAAATGAGCCATTAAAAGACAAACCATCTAAAGGATTTAGAGAAGTTGCTGATATAGAAAATCAGTATTCACCACTTTCAGAGATTATGCCCAGAGCTGGGGATAAAGTAGAAAATATATCAACTTCTGCTTTGAGCTTAGAACACAATGACAGAATTTATGAATTTACAGAACATACAGGCAGCACTGCAGTTTTATCTGAAGAGCAGGCATCATTGAAAAATGTTAAGTACAGTCAGCCAAGTATAGATGCTGCCAATATCTCTCACATCTCTTCAGTGTTTGATGACACTATACACAGAAAGATTAATGTTGTGCACAGTTCTGAAGAGGGTAGATCCCAAGATAAATTAAAAGAAAGTTTAGCATCTAATTTATATGATAAAAATGTAACCAAAGATTTCAATGTTGTTCATCCTGATCATGTACGAGCAGCATTAGAGAGTGGAACTGTCCTAGAAACTCAAGATGAAGATGGCAagggatttttcatagttttaccAGAATctctaaaagataaagaaatcacATATTTGGCAGACTCGATGCACAATTGTGATATCATTAGGACATCAGTTAATTCACAAGAATCAATAACAGATGTGACCATAGATGTACCCACAAGTGAGAACACTATAGAATGCAATTCTTCAAAAGTATTCTCACATACAGCCTCCAACAACTGTATTAGTAATGACCCCTACTCTAATGTGGCACAAGACCTTCCTGGAAATGATGTTTGTGCTTATACAGTAGACATACATGAAGTCACAAATGTAGAAGATGACAATCATCCAATTCAGATAGAAGGGGAGCataatggtgatgatggtggtggtggtgatattgtTCATAATTATGATAGTACAGACACCTTTCCAGTAGAAGAACCAGAGGAGCTGAACAATGAAATGCCTAGGTATCCACGTGTTGTACGAGAGGAAATTTATTCTGATGGCACAAGTCTTCTGTTGTGGAATGATGAGCTGGAACATCTAACAGAAGTAACTTACGTGATAGAAGAAGGGAAGGAGAATCCCATATTGAATCCTCCTCAGGGTGCACAATTTTACAGCTCTCAAATATTACACTCTACTGTAATGGAGCCAGAAATTAAAAGAAAAGCTCAAGaaacagaattctttatagatgatATAAATCAAAAAAATCAAAAGATGCAGAAATGTGACTATGAAAGAACAGTATCTGCTAAGACACGTACAAAAGACAAGAAACTAAAAGAAAAGAAAGTGAAGAGCCGAATGGTGTATGATTGTCTACAATGTGGAAAGTCTTGTAAAACATCATCAAATTATATCACTCACATGCGAACGCATTCTGGAGAAAGGCCATATTTTTGTGACTTCTGTGGTATGGGTTTTAAACAGATTTCACATCTTCGATCCCATATAAGGATTCATACTGGAGAAAGGCCATATGTTTGTAATGTCTGCAATGCTACCTTTACCCAGTCTTCAAGGTTAAATTCTCATAAAAGAACTATTCATGTAGAGGGTAGAAATATTGTAAAGAAAAAAGAAAAGCCATTGGTAGAGCACAAAGTAAGAAATTTTTATTGTAAAATCTGCAAAAAGACTTTCATTAATGAATGTTTCAAGATAGATCACATGAGAGGTCATTTAAAACCCCAACCATATCGGTGTAAAATTTGTGGGGTTTGTTACAAACAAAAGAGCAGTATGATAAAGCATAGTCATTGTCATGTAGATAACAAATTTATTTGTGAGATATGTGGACATGGCTTCCTAAATCTTTCTATGTTGGAAAATCATAGTATTGTGCAACATAAGAAGGGCTTGACAGAGTGTGGAATGTCAGATGTATGTATTAATGTTAAAATAGGAGAAGAAAAGGACTTTGTTGTTATTAACCATTCTATTAAGAATATTCAAAGTGAAATAACTGATGGTGTTAAAGTGAAAGAAGAAACTATAGATATAACTGAGGTAAATGATTGTCAAGTAAAACAAGAGGTTATACATGTCATTGATGCAGATGGCTGTGTAAAGTGTGAGGTAATGCCAGTAACACATGTAGATGATATGCACATTAAAGCTGAAGCAATGGAAATCAAAGGCATGGAAAGCTGTAGCAAGGACACAGAGAAACATTCAAATAAAGATTATGTATCCAGCACAGAGGAACAGTCAAATAATGATAATATATCCAGCACAGAGGAACATTCAAATAAAGATAATGTATccagcagagaagaacattcaaatgAAGATAATGTATCCAGCACAGAGGAACATTCAAATAAAAATAATGTATccagcagagaagaacattcaaataAAGATAATGTATCCAGCACAGAGATTAAATGTGAAGTTTTGCTTACtgtagataaagataaagagCTTCTTAATATACTAGAGCCTGAATGGCAAGACTCAACAGAATCTGTAAAAGAATTCAGCAAAGTTAAGTTTCATTATACTTCTATTGACAATACTGGAAGGAAAATTTGGCAATGTAAGGTGTGTGATAGGCCTTTCTATCAGTCATCTAATTATCAGAGTCATATGAGAATGCATACTGGTGAAAGGCCATACGAATGCAACTATTGTCCTCGAGCTTTCAAACAAATAACACATCTAAAAGATCATATGAGTAGGCACACTGGCTTGAAGCCTTATAAATGTGGTGCGTGTGGATTATGCTTTTCCCAGCGATCTGCTGTAACACGCCACATAAGAAACTTGCACAATGATAAAGCTATAATGGTAGTTATGGGAAATGATAAACTTTTACCAAGTGGATGGAATGACCTGATATCTTTAAAGCTTGAAAATCAGTCCGGTGATTCTGAGCAACACTTGCAAGAAGGAGAAATTAATTCAAGTCagtgtaaaaataaaaaattaaatgatgGCAGCAGTTCAAATAAGACAAAAACTTGTGATATATGTAAACAATCATACACCATAAACTACTTCAGGTCTCACTTGCGATGTCATACAGGAGAGCGTCCTTACACTTGCAATCTCTGTGGAGAAACTTTTAGACAAAAGGCTCACATGCACTCTCATCAACTTCGCCATTCAAGGGAAAAGTCTGTATGTGAGCTATGTGGAACTTCTTTTACACAGTCTTATAGATATGACAATCATATAATAAAGTGCCGTGAAACAAAAAATGTTAACACAAAATCTATCAAGAAATATCGGTGTGCATGTGGAACTTGTTATATTCGTCGTGTTCAATTAGTCAGACACCAAAAAATTTGCAGTGTCGTAAAAGAGAGTTATAAAAGAACAGATATAAATGAACCTGAAATTTTATTTGGTGAGAGTGAGAGCAAATGTGAGTTGAATGGGAATAAAAATTTGTGCACAAGTAGAAATGAGAAGGAGACAAAAAAGCAAACAGAATCCAGTCCTATGTATAGTGATGAAGAATTTACATGCAAATATTGTAATATAACATTTAAAAACATTACTGAGCATAAGAACCACTTGAAACAACACGAAAATATGTCACAGGTTTGTGGAGATTGTGGGGCACTGTTCAGAAGGGCATCTGCTTTACGGTTTCATCAGAGAGTGAAGCATGGTAAAGCAGATGAAAGATATAAGGAGTATAATATTGGATTAGAAAACATTAAAGAGGAGCAGTTCAGTGATGATAACATTGAGGAAGATAAAGTGAAGCATAACAAAAGACATATAAACAACAACATAGAAGAAAGTAAAGGAAACATTAAGCAAGAAAAATTACAGACatatgaaagaaaaggaattacAGGGAAGCGATGCAAAAACCATTTAAGAGAATCTGTAGGCAAAGTTACCATAAAGTCACTCGAAGAAATGGGTGCTGAGAAAAATACAGCTAATAGTGAAACTTTGCAAGTAGCAGAGAGAAAGCATGAAATGGAAGCTCCAGGTGGATCAATTGGTAAAGAGTTCGAGAGAGATTCACAAAAGAACCCTGGAGATGAACAAAAATCACAAGCAGTGTATAAATGTGAGGCCTGTGTCATGACTTTTAATCGATTATCAAAGCTGAAACACCATATTGGaatgtggtgtaaaggattaaaaAATTTATCACAACATAATGCACTTAGTGATTCATCAAATAATGTGCTCAAACAAGAAGTTTCTTTAGATATAACCAAAATAAAGCAAACACAATTTCCTAACTTTGACATAGAGTTCACTAAAAAGAGTTCTTTAGTGACTGGTGATTCAAATTCTAAAAATAATAGCAAACTTAAGGGTacaaaaaatattaaatttaatCATGCACTCCAGTCTGAAGAACTTGTTGCAGTGAAGGTGGAGGAAAATTTAGAGGGCAGTGACAGTATAAAGCCCAGTGAAGTTAGGAGTAcaagttcagaggaggaggaaacTAAGTCAAGAATATTTGAGGATAAGCAATGTAGTAATTCTAATTATTGTAAAGATTGTGACAAGCATTTCACACGAGCTTATTCTTATAAAGTACATTTACAAACTCACTTGGCAAAACGGCCATATAAATGTGACCGGTGTTGTGTGACTTTCACTCAAAAGGCCCATTTAACAACTCATTACAGAAGACATACAGGTGAAACACCATATCAATGTGATGCATGTGATAAAGCATTTACTCAGTCATCAAGGCTAAAAGATCACATAAAAAGATTACATGGTAAGCCTAGAAATACATGA